Genomic DNA from Coleofasciculaceae cyanobacterium:
TTTTGTAACTATTTTCCAGCTTCAACTCTAGCCAAATCGAGCTTTAATATCAAATGGACTTAATCAAAATAAGTCTTGTTGAACATACTGTTCAAGAGTCGAAAAATAAAATATTTTTGTCTAAGATGAGAGATGCGATCGCTATTAAAATTAAACTTATTTATAATAAGTAGCAATAAAAGCTTGGCATGATATATTGCATAGTTAATGATCGATACTGATAAGCTTGGCAAAATTAATCCAAACGATAGTCAGTAAGCAATAACAATCTTGACTATAAATCCATAGTTGCGTTGCCATTGATGTCACGTTTCACAAGTAAATCTAATGTCTACTTCCAAATTCTGCATTCAACAGCGTAAACAAGAACAAAAGCGACTTAACAAACTGCTAATCTATGGTTTTGCAGGTTCAACATTACTTCATGCAATACTTGCTTATGCTCTGCCTCGTTGGTCGTTTGATTATCCAATTGAAGCAGAAAAACCAATGGAGTTGATTATCGTCGATCAGCCCAAACCAGAACCAATACCCGAACCAGTAGTTGAACCAGAACCAATACCAGAACCACAACCAATACCAGAACCACAACCAATACCAGAACCAGAACCAATACTAGAACCAGAACCCGCACCTAAAAAAGTTTTAACTACTCCCGCTCCAGAACCTTCGCAACCTATAGTCCCTGCGCCAATTGAGGAGCCTGTTAAAGCACCAGCTAACTCCGTGACTTCTGCTGAAAGTAGTAATAACAAACCAGATGTGCCAAATTCAGTAGCTGCCAGTAATAGTGCGCCTCCTCGTCCTGAAGCCAGTAGTGGTGAAGAAGGAATTAGCTGTGTTGATAATTGCGAACCAGAATATCCTGCTACATTAGAAGGAGTAGAAGGTAGTGCAGGAGTCAAACTAACTATTGATAGTAATGGCAATGTAATTGGCGCAGAATTAGCCGATGCTGATAGTAATAGTCAAGTCAACCGTGAGGCTTTGTTGGCAGCCAGACAAATGCAGTTTAGTTCTCTCCCCAGTGGCGATGTAGCATCAGTTCAGGTCAAAATTGATTTTACTGTAGAGGGTTCAGAATACGATCGCGCCCGCCGTGAAGAACAAGAAAGAAGAGAACAAGCAGCCCAAGAACGCGAAGAGCAGCAAGAAGCGGCACGTCAACAGCAGCTAGAGCAAGAAAGACAAGCACAACAAGAACAATTAGAACGAGAAAGACAAGTCCGTCAACAGCAGCAACAGCAACAGCCAGCACCGCAACAGCCTGTAACTGATACTCAACTACCTAAACCTTTACCTGCTTTATCTGAAAGCGAAGAGCAAGAACGGTTAAGGAAGTTTCGAGAAAGGCTAGAGAATTATTAACAAGAGTAAGACAAAATAAATATATAAGCAAGGGGACTAGGGGGCTAGGGGACTGGGGGACTTCAAACGTCATACTTCAATGGTTTATCAGACAGTAGAGTTATTAGTTAGGCGTTAGACGGATTTATTGTCAAATAGTTTATACTTTTGTTCATGATTATATTGATTCTTCAATAGCCTTTGATAATATTCAAACGCATACCGCGCTCAACAATTAATCAACAAAGCTAATTGGTTTATCGTTTAGTAGTTAGGTCACAACAAATACGGCAGCAACAAATAGCTCTAGATACTCAGCAACAGCACTATTTATTGCGGGTATTACGGTTAAATAATGGCGATCGCTTTGTGGCGATGGATGGCGCAGGTAATTCTTGGTTAGCCGAAATTGTGGAGCAGTCGGCACAGATTATTGAATCAGTCGAGATCGACACAGAATTGCCTATATCTCTTAGCCTGCTGACAGCTTTGCCAAAAGGAAACGGTTACGAACAGATAATACGCTGCTGCACAGAATTAGGAGTCAGTAATTTCCTGCCCGTAATGAGCGATCGCACTATCCTTAAACCTAGTCCAAATAAAGTCCAACGCTGGCGCAAAATTGCAGTAGAAGCAGCGGAACAGTCGGAAAGGCAGGTTGTTCCCACGATTTTTGAACCAGTTAAATTTAGTTTGGCGATTCAGCAAACTAAATCCAACCAGGCTAAATACATTTGCGTGGCGCGGGGAAATATTCCGACTCTCTGGAGTTCATTGCAGCAAAATGGCACTCAGCCAGAAATAATCATTGCGACAGGTTGCGAGGGGGGCTGGACAGAGACAGAGCTAGAAAAAGCGATCGCCCTGGGTTTTCAACCCGTTTCTCTGGGAAATCGTATTCTTCGCGCCATCACCGCTCCGATTGTTGTTAGCTCATTAGTTGTAGCAATAGGGAACAGCTCCTTACCAAATTAAGGAACATTAATTTGTCATTTTTAGTCATTTAAGAACGTAATTAACTCAGATTTTGGTCCTCAAACTCAAGAAAATTTAACAGTTTTTTAATTCAATGCCCATAAATTTCCGCTTAAAGAGGACGAAATCGGAAATTTGAGCTTTAATCATATCGATACAGCACACAAGAGATACTATGAAATTATCTAAAAAGTTGAAGTTAGCAGCAATTTTTACAGGTGCGATCGCTTTGACAACTCCATTATTTCCTGCTTTAGCTCAGTATACTGAAGAACCCGTTCCTGAAGAACAGGTGATTGCTGTAGCTATCCCTGCCGGGAGACTTTATAATTTGACGGTAATGGAACAAATCCCAGGTAAACAGCAGTGTTGGAGTACAACTGGTTCTGAGCCTACTATTGTAGATCCTCTGTGGACGACCTTCGATTTCACAAGTAGCTGTCGCCGTTCTACTGATAGCAATGGTTATTCTGTGCGTCTTGATGGACAAGATACTAGCCAAAATTACCGGCTTGATGTTGTTCCTAAAGGAAATGAACTTCAGTTAGTCGCCACCAATTATCAAAATGGTCCTGACCTCGTTGTCGGTCAAACTAACGGAAAAGCCGCAGATGGGCAATATCTGAAAATTAATCTCAATCCAGGTTGGGAATTTAGCAAAAAAGCTTACGAAGGTAAGGTGTTAGGTCACTACTTCTTTAGCGGAGACTCAACCGCGATCGCTGCTGCGGGAAATGCTCCCGTTTCAGATACCTCTACTGCTAGCTCAGGTTCTAACTTTAGCGACATTTCTAACGATATTTATCAAGACGAGATCGAACAAGCCGTAGCACTTGGTTTTATTGCTGGTTTTAAAGACCAAACTTTCCGTCCCACGGAGTCATTGACCAGAGAACAGTTAGTTTCAATGGTTTATGGCGCATTGGAGACTGTTGACAGCTTAAATCTAGAACCTGCTACCTCAGTGCCAACTCAACCCTATCCCGATGTCAATTCCTCTCGCTGGAGTGCGTCTAAAATTCAGTGGGCAAAAGAAAGCGAAATTGTCAAAGGCTATCCCGATGGTTCGTTCAAACCCGATACTCCCGTTACCAGAGCCGAGTTGATTGCCGTACTGCAAAATGCTGCTAAATTCGCCAAAATGAAACAGGGCGAATCAGCTCAACTAGTAACTAGCCAAGAACCTACCAATTTCTCGGATATTTCTAATCATTGGGGTGCTGAAACTATTCAAGCTATGTCCGCGTACTGTGGTGTGGCTTCACCTTATCAAGAAATAGGAGATGCTTTTAACCCTGATACTCCTGCTCAAAGGGACTATGCAGCAGCAGCAACTCTTAGAACGCAAGATTGTATTACGGGTGGCAATAAAAAGGTTAGTCCATAATTTAGCTAATGGCTCACTGTTAATCGTCATCTAAAAAAAGAGGGGTGCAACACCCCTCTGTCTATTTCATGATTAAGTAAGTTTTAAATTTTTCAACTGACGGACGAGAAGTAAACTTTAGATTTAACTGGATCTGGGTTCATAGTTTGATCTCCCTCTTGCCATCCCGCAGGACAAACTTCGTCAGGATTAGCCTGTACGTGCTGAATCGCTTTAAGAGTACGCAAAGTTTCATCTACGCTGCGACCAAATGAAAGGTTATTGATAGTTGCGTGTTGGATTACCCCTTCTTGATCGATAATAAATAAGCCTCGTAATGCCACTCCTGCTTCAGGATCGAGAACATTGTAAGCATTACTAATTTCTTTTTTAATGTCAGAAACCAAAGGATAGGCAATGTCACCAATACCACCTTCTTTGCGCTCGGTTTGCATCCAGGCTAGGTGAGAAAATTCACTGTCTACCGATACGCCCAAAATTTCGGTGTTAAGAGACTTAAAGTCTTCATGGCGATCGCTAAAGGCAATAATTTCGGTTGGACAAACGAAAGTAAAATCCAAAGGATAGAAAAACAAAATAACATACTGACCGCGATAGTCAGATAACTTAACAGTTTTAAATTCTTGGTCAAAAACAGCGGTAGCTGTAAATTCGGGGGCTTCTTGCCCTACTCTCAAACATCCTTCTATAGTCATAGTTTTGATTTCTTTAATTACCAAACAACGTCGGTTTACAAAGTGAACGCCAGCCGTATCCTCTTCGGACAGGGTATTATTCACAATTTTATATAAATTTTACGAATCTTAATCAATATATCATGGTCATAACGGGAACGAGTTATTAATCAACAGTTAACACAACAAATCAATCTACTCTTCCATTTGGTTTAATTTACAGCCGTTTTTAGTTGAATAGACTACGTTTTCAATTAGTTAGTTCATAGTGAAGCATTGCGATCTTGGGGAGGGGCTGTCGCCTGGGGTTGCCGTAAACTAAGCGGTGCAAGCCGCCGCCCCATTGAGCAAACTGTCTCACTTTTAGCTCTTTTAAATTTTATTATTGTGGTCTACTAATTTGAGCGCGGGGGATGCGCCACCTGCGGGCGCATATCCAACCGTGCTGTTGAAAAGCGCAGTAAAAAGAACAACGAAGCAGATTAACCTTACTTACTACTTACTACTTACTACTTACTACTTACTACTTAATCCAATTCCCGTCTGCCTTCCAAAGCCCTGGCAAGAGTTACTTCATCAGCGTATTCTAAATCTCCTCCCATTGGTAAACCAAAGGCGATCCGAGTTACTTTGGTAAAAGGTCTGAGTAGTCCGTTAATATACAGCGTAGTCGTTTCTCCTTCAACGCTGGGGCTAATCGCCAAAATAACTTCTTTAATTGGCTCTTTGGTTACACGGCGAACTAGAGCTTCAATATTAAGTTGTTCCGGGCCAATTCCGTCCATAGGCGAAATAACTCCACCCAAGACATGATATAAACCGCGATATTCTCTGGTTTTTTCTAAAGCGATCGTGTCGCGGGAATCGGCTACTACACAGACAGTAGAGCGATCGCGATTTTGATTACTACAGATCGAACATACGGGTTCGGCGGAAAGATGAAAACAAATCTTACACAGACCAACCTGTTGTTTGGCTGCCACTAAAGCTTGAGCTAATGCCTGAACCTCTTTCTCTGGGCGTTTGAGCAGGTGGAGGGCTAATCTTTGGGCGGTTTTGGGACCTACTCCTGGTAAAAGCTGTAGCTGCTCGATTAAACGAGCTAAAGGAGGCGTATAAATGGCTTGCTTCTCTCAATATTCTGGGTTTAGGAAAGATAATTATATCAAATCTTTTTCCGTCACTGATTATTACTGGTTATTTGTTAACAGCTTATGGCTAGTTGCCAAAACCACAAATTCAACTGCTTAATTTAAAAACAGGGAAGGAGCGTATTTCTTAATTAATTCTTATTAAGCAGTTATTACTATAGATAGATGAGAAGACCATATCAATACGATGTAAGATTCTTAAAATAATATTTATGTAAAATATTAAAATTCGCGAGCATACCCTTTAAGCAACTGAACAATTAAATGACTAGTACAAAATCCGTTGATAATACGGTCGATCTCAACGAACCGAAGTATTATTTTAATCGAGAACTAAGCTGGTTGGAATTCAATCGGCGGGTTTTGGCAGAAGCACTAGATGCTAGAACACCTTTGCTAGAGCGTCTCAAGTTTATGGCGATTTTTAGCTCTAACCTAGATGAATTTTTTATGGTTAGGGTTGCAGCATTAAAAAAGCAGGTTGCAGCAGGGGTTAGCAAGCTATCGGCAGATGGTCGCACTGCGCTACAGCAGCTAGAAGCGATCTCGGAAACTTTGGCTCCAATGATTACAGAACAGCATCAGCATTTTGAAAAGGTACTAAAAAAAGAACTAAACAAATCAGGGATTCATCTACTCAATTATGTCGATCTCAACCAAGAACAAACAACCTACATCAATAATTATTTCGAGGATTATATCTTTCCAGTTTTAACTCCTTTGGCGGTAGATCCATCACATCCATTTCCCTATATTTCTAATCTCAGCCTAAATCTTGCTGTGGTGTTGAAAGATCCCGCTATCGATCATGAATTATTTGCTAGGGTCAAGATCCCCAATGTATTACCCCGCTTTATTGCCTTCCCAGAAAAATTAAGACAAAAATATCGAAATAAATCGGGGGTTTGGACTGGTGTGCCGATGGAACAGATTGTGACCCATAATTTGGAGTATCTGTTTCCAGGGATGACTATTTTAGAGTCCTATGCTTTTCGGGTAACTCGCAATGCCGATCTGTCGGTAGAAGAAGACGAGGCGGATGATTTATTGTTAGCGATCGAAAAGGAGCTACAAAAACGCCGCATTGGCGGCTCTTCGGTAAGACTCGAAATTGAAGCTTCGATTCCCTCTGAACTTCGCTCGACCATCATTAGCGAATTGTTTTTGGAAGAGTGCGACGTTTATGATATTGATGGCTTGCTAGGCATGGGAGATTTAATGTCTTTTTTGTCCTTACCCCTACCTGAACTTAAAGATAAACCTTGGAATGCGGTATTGCCTCCCCGTCTTAATTGGCTAAAGGAAAACGAAGGTGATTCTAACGGAGAAGGAGAAAACTTTTTTAACGTAATTCGTCATGGAGATATTTTAGTTCATCATCCTTATCATTCTTTTAGCAGTACTGTTTTGCGTTTTGTAACTGAAGCAGCTCACGATCCTAATGTCCTAGCGATTAAAATGACTTTGTATCGTACCTCTGGAGACTCTCCTATCGTCAAAGCTTTAATTGCAGCGGCAGAAAATAATAAGCAAGTAGTAGCATTAGTCGAACTTAAGGCTCGTTTCGATGAAGAAAATAATATTCTTTGGGCGAAAAAGTTAGAAAAATCTGGGGTTCATGTGGTTTATGGCGTTACGGGACTAAAAACCCATACCAAGATCACTTTAGTTGTACGTCAAGAAAAAGAAAAAATCCGCCGTTATGTTCATATCGGCACAGGTAACTATAATCCCAAGACAGCAAAAATATATACGGATTTAGGTTTATTGAGCTGTCGAGAAGAGTTGGGAGCAGATTTGACAGATCTGTTTAATTATTTGACTGGTTATTCACGACAAAAGTCATATCGCAAATTGCTAGTTGCTCCAGTTAGCTTGCGCGATCGCATGATCGAAATGATCGACCGTGAGGCGGAAAATTGTCGTCAAGGAAAAACGGGACGTATCGTGGCCAAAATGAACTCTTTAGTCGATCAACAGCTGATTCAAGCTCTTTATCAGGCTTCACAAACAGGAGTTGAAATAGACTTAATTATTAGAGGAATTTGCTGTCTAAGACCAGGATTACCCAAAATTAGCGATAAAATTCGCGTGATTAGTATTATTGGTCGTTTCTTGGAGCATTCTCGTATTTTCTACTTTCATAATGCTGGGGAAGAAGAAATTTATATCGGTAGTGCAGACTGGATGACTCGTAATTTGAGCCGACGGGTGGAAGCAGTTACTCCGATTGAGTCTGGCGAAATCTTTAGCGATCTACAGGAAATTTTGGGGGTAATGTTAGCCGACAACCGTAAAGCCTGGGAATTGCAGTCTGACGGGACGTTTATCCAAAGAAAGCCCAAAAAAGACGAAGAAGCCAACAGCTCTCACGATATTTTTATGGAGATGGCACTACAATCTACAGGATTCTCGTCGAATTAAGTTAATTTATGAAAGTTGCCGTATTTAGTACCAAGCCTTACGATCGCCAATTTTTAGCTCAGGTTAATCAAAAACACAATCACGAATTACAGTTTTTTAGTCCTAGTTTAGACGGGCAAACTGTAACCTTGGCCGCTGGATTTGAAGCAGTCTGCGTGTTTGTTAACGATCGCCTGGAGCGTAAGATTATGGAGATTCTGAGTCAACAGGGAATCAAGCTAATTGCGCTGCGGTGTGCAGGATATAATAACGTCGATCTTGATGCTGCTCGTGAATTAGAAATTACGGTAGTTAGAGTTCCTGCCTATTCTCCCCATGCCGTGGCCGAACACGCGATCGCTTTGATTTTGACTCTCAATCGTAAGATTCATCGGGCATACTATCGTGTCCGTGAAGGGAACTTTGCTTTAAACGGACTGCTGGGATTCAATCTTCATGGTCGTACCGTGGGCATTGTCGGCACAGGTAAAATTGGTCGGATTACAGGTCAAATACTTCATGGTTTTGGCTGTCGCATACTGGCTTATGATTTAAATCCTCATCAAGAGTTTGCGGAACAATATGGCGAGTACGTGGCGTTGAAGGAGCTGTTAGCACAATCTGATATTATTAGCCTGCATTGCCCTTTAACCGAGGATACTTATCATTTAATCGATGACGAGGCAGTCAATTTGGTCAAACCTGGAGTAATGCTAGTTAACACTAGCCGAGGCGGTTTGGTAGATACTAAAGCAGTCATCAAAGGTTTGAAATCTAAGCAAATTGGACATTTAGCCTTGGATGTCTACGAACAAGAAGAAAAGATGTTTTTTGAAGATTTATCAGGTGAAATAATTCAAGATGATGTCTTTGAAAGATTACTTACTTTTCCTAACGTAATTATTACAGGACATCAAGCTTTCTTTACCGTCGATGCCCTAAATAACATTGCCGAGACGACTTTAGCTAATATTACGGCGATCGCTAATAATCAACCTTGTCCGAATCAATTGAGTAATTTTAGTTAGTCAGTTAGTCATTTGATTTAACAGCTTTTTAACTAGAGCGATCGCTTTTTGGTTCAGTTTCGCCAAAAATTAATACTTTTAATATAGAGCTAAAAAACCAAACTACTCCTGCAATTAAAAGCACCAAGAGTAGAGGTGCAAATCCAGCAAAGGGAGCTAAAATCAACATTAATAATAAGCCAAAAAGTATTGTTTTATACCAAATATTATTCATTTTAAATCTCGATGATTTTTATTTAAACTAATTAAAATCGCGCTTAAAATTACCTATCTTTAGTTATAAAAATTAATTAAGGAATGTAAAATTTGCGTCGTATTCTATATAAATCAAGCTTTTGAACGATTTTAGCTTTTGTGTGCCAATTTAGTACCTGTAATAACTTGGAGATAATTATTACTGAGTTGTCTCACCATAAAAATATATGGTGTTTAAGGAGGATAAAAATTGTGTCTAGTAAGTTACTTTCATTGATTAATCATTTGTTTACGGCTGTCTTATTGGTGGTGCTATTGTTTGCCTGTCAAAAAATATCAGAAGGCAAGAATTTTGAAGGGATTAAATTGGAGTATCCAGCCGATTGAGCTAAACTATTTTTAACTTAAAGTTGCTTGGCTATTCCCCTCTAACAGTTAATTTCCTAATTTATGCTTGGCTTACTATAAATTAAGATTTTTTCAACAAGATTCTTTTCACGTTAGAGTAAGGGGGATGATGGTTTAGTCATATGAAAGCAACAAGAGATATTCTAATTATTGGCGGTGGCGTTGTTGGTTTAGCGATCGCTATTGAATTAAAACGTCAGGGAGCAAAAGTAACCGTAGTCAGCCAAGACTTTTCTCAGGCAGCATCCCACGCCGCAGCAGGGATGTTAGCACCAATGGCAGAAAAGCTTACCTCGGCGGCCATGCTAGATTTGTGTTTGAGATCCCGTTGGCTGTATCCTGAATGGACGCGCAAGCTAGAAGAATTAACTGGGTTAGAAACTGGCTATTTGCCCTGTGGTATCCTCGCGCCAGTTTACGATCAACCTGAATCTACAGCCGACGATCGCCACAATAGTATTTGGTTAGATCGACAGGCAATTCAACTATATCAGCCAGGATTGAGCGATCGCGTAATTGGTGGCTGGTGGTATCCTGAAGATGGACAGGTAGATAATCGTTGTTTAATGCGATCGCTACTGCAAGCTGCTCAAACCTTAGGTATCGAGATCCATGAAGGAGTCAGCGTCAAGGCGATTCAACAACAGCAAGGCAGAGTCGAGGCAGTTCTCACTAATCTTGGACAGATAAACGCCGAGCAATATGTTTTAGCGGCTGGTTCATGGTCGAGTCAACTTTTACCTTTGCCTGTGCGCCCTGTAAAAGGACAAATGCTCTCGCTCAGGATGCCACAAAAGCTACATCAACCTTTCCCTCTCCAGCGTATTTTATACGGCAATGGTGTTTATCTCGTTCCCCGACAAGATGGCAGACTGATCGTCGGAGCAACAGTAGAAGAAGTTGACTGGACTCCTTTTAATACCCCCAAAGGGATTCAAAGCTTGTTAGATAAAACCACCGAACTTTATCCCGCCGCAGTCGATTGGCAAATTGAAGAATTTTGGTGGGGTTTTCGTCCAGGTACGCCTGATGAACTGCCGATTATCGGACGTAGTTCCTGTGATAATCTGTTTTTAGCTACAGGTCATTATCGCAATGGAATTCTGCTGGCACCAATCACTGCATCTTTAATCGCCGACTTAATCCTGAAACAAAAGTCTGACCCTCTATTGGCTAAATTTAGCGATCGACGTTTTTATCAATCAGCAAATATGACTCTAAGCAACTCTAAATTATCGCTTCAAATAGAATCAAATCCCCAGCCTCCCTTATCCCCTGGCACTACGTCTTTACTAGACGATCAAATAATTATCGAAGACGATCGCCAACTAACTATCGCAGGACGTACTTTTAATTCCCGACTGATGACTGGCACGGGTAAATATCCTAGTATGCAGGCAATGCAGCAGAGCGTGGCGGCTAGCGGGTGCGAAATTATTACCGTAGCGGTAAGAAGAGTCCAAACCAAAGCCCCAGGACATGAAGGATTAGCTGAGGCGATCGACTGGCGTAAAATTTGGATGTTACCCAACACCGCAGGGTGTAAAACTGCCGAAGAAGCCGTTAGGGTTGCTCGTTTGGGCAGAGAAATGGCCAAGCTTTTGGGGCAGGAAGACAATAACTTTATTAAGCTAGAGGTTATTCCCGATGCTAAGTATCTTTTGCCCGATCCGATAGGTACGCTACAGGCAGCCGAACAGTTAGTCAAAGAAGGTTTTGCAGTTTTACCCTATATCAATGCCGATCCTTTATTGGCTAAACGGCTTGAAGAAGTAGGCTGCTCTACGGTAATGCCTTTAGGTTCACCCATTGGTTCAGGGCAAGGAATTAATAATGCAGCGAATATCGCGATTATCATCGAAGAGGCGAATGTACCAGTGGTGGTAGATGCGGGTATTGGTACGCCTAGCGAGGCAGCCTTGGCAATGGAAATGGGAGCTGATGCCTTGTTGGTTAATAGTGCGATCGCACTGGCGAAAAACCCTGTAGCAATGGGACGAGCAATGGGTTTGGCAACCGAAGCAGGAAGGCTGGCTTATCTATCGGGAAGAATTCCGGTTAAACAGTATGCTACTGCTAGTTCTCCTCTGACTGGTACAATTAATTAGTCTCATGTGTCAACGGCATTAAAAAAGAGCAGAGGTTGAAAATGCTATTCCTCTACTCTCAATAACTATTCTGTTGATTTTAGTTAAACCTAAGCTTATTCTGCATTTTGACGATACCATTGAATGGTATTTTTTAGACCTTGCTTAAACTCGGTTTCAGCGACAAAGCCAAACTTCTCTTTTGCTCTTTGGGTATCTAAACAACGGCGAGGTTGACCATTGGGCTGATCGGTTTGCCAAACAATCTCCCCCTGAAAATCCATTAGCTCACAAATAGTTTCAACTAGATCTTTTATTTTTACTTCGTGATTAGTGCCTAAATTTACTGGCGCAGGTTCGTTATATTTCTGAGTCGCCATGACGATACCCCTTGCTGCATCAGTAGAATACAAAAATTCGCGAGTCGGACTACCATCACCCCATGCTGGTAACTGTTTGTCTCCCCGCTGCTGTGCCTCATACACTTTACGAATCAAAGCGGGAATTACGTGAGAACTACGAGGGTCAAAATTATCTTCTGGACCATAAAGGTTAACTGGCAAAAGATAAATCCCGTCAAAGTCATACTGTTGGCGATAAGCTTCTAACTGCACAAGTAAAGCTTTTTTGGCAATACCGTAGGGTGCATTAGTTTCTTCAGGGTAACCATTCCATAAGTCGTCTTCTTTAAATGGTACGGGCGTGAACTTAGGATAAGCACAAATAGTACCGACGCAAACAAATTTGGCTACACCTTCTTGGTAGGCAGCATGAATAAGCTGAGTACCCATCATTAGATTGTCATAAAACAATTCCGCTGGCTTTTCTCGATTTAAGCCAATTCCCCCAACGTGGGCAGCCAAATGAATCACAATATCTTGCTCTTTAACCGCCTGTTGGCAATTTTCCCATTGGCAAAGATCTAGTTCGCGAGATCGCGGTGTACTAATTCTGTCTATGCTTGCTCCAGCTAACAATAGCTGATCGACTACCTGCTTCCCCAGAAAACCAGCACCACCAGTAACCAGGATATTTTTGTCTTGTAAACTTAACATTGCTCATTAAGATTGGATTTGTAAATATTTTAGATGTCAAGTCGCTAAATGGCTCAAATTACTCTGAATACTTGAATACCTAATCAACGATTGTGGCGAAATTACGACGGTTTAAAGTATTATCTTCACGTTGGCCACCGTCGGGAGTAGGCAAATTAAGATTAATTAAATCAGCATTAACCATCAGCTTGACTAGCTCTTCAAAAGTTACAGAAGGTTCCCAACCCAGTTTTTGCTTGGCTTTAGTTGGATCGCCAATTAATAAATCTACTTCAGCAGGACGTAAGTAACGAGGATCGAAAGCAACATAATCATGCCAATTTAAGTTGACGTAGCTAAAAGCAATATCAAGAAATTCTTTGATTTCGTAAGTTTCTCCCGTAGCGACTACATAATCATCAGGCTGTTCTTGTTGCAGCATCAGCCACATAGCTCTGACGTAATCTTTAGCGTATCCCCAATCTCTTTTAGAGTCTAGGTTGCCCAAATA
This window encodes:
- a CDS encoding TonB family protein, translated to MSTSKFCIQQRKQEQKRLNKLLIYGFAGSTLLHAILAYALPRWSFDYPIEAEKPMELIIVDQPKPEPIPEPVVEPEPIPEPQPIPEPQPIPEPEPILEPEPAPKKVLTTPAPEPSQPIVPAPIEEPVKAPANSVTSAESSNNKPDVPNSVAASNSAPPRPEASSGEEGISCVDNCEPEYPATLEGVEGSAGVKLTIDSNGNVIGAELADADSNSQVNREALLAARQMQFSSLPSGDVASVQVKIDFTVEGSEYDRARREEQERREQAAQEREEQQEAARQQQLEQERQAQQEQLERERQVRQQQQQQQPAPQQPVTDTQLPKPLPALSESEEQERLRKFRERLENY
- a CDS encoding 16S rRNA (uracil(1498)-N(3))-methyltransferase, producing MVYRLVVRSQQIRQQQIALDTQQQHYLLRVLRLNNGDRFVAMDGAGNSWLAEIVEQSAQIIESVEIDTELPISLSLLTALPKGNGYEQIIRCCTELGVSNFLPVMSDRTILKPSPNKVQRWRKIAVEAAEQSERQVVPTIFEPVKFSLAIQQTKSNQAKYICVARGNIPTLWSSLQQNGTQPEIIIATGCEGGWTETELEKAIALGFQPVSLGNRILRAITAPIVVSSLVVAIGNSSLPN
- a CDS encoding DUF3747 domain-containing protein codes for the protein MKLSKKLKLAAIFTGAIALTTPLFPALAQYTEEPVPEEQVIAVAIPAGRLYNLTVMEQIPGKQQCWSTTGSEPTIVDPLWTTFDFTSSCRRSTDSNGYSVRLDGQDTSQNYRLDVVPKGNELQLVATNYQNGPDLVVGQTNGKAADGQYLKINLNPGWEFSKKAYEGKVLGHYFFSGDSTAIAAAGNAPVSDTSTASSGSNFSDISNDIYQDEIEQAVALGFIAGFKDQTFRPTESLTREQLVSMVYGALETVDSLNLEPATSVPTQPYPDVNSSRWSASKIQWAKESEIVKGYPDGSFKPDTPVTRAELIAVLQNAAKFAKMKQGESAQLVTSQEPTNFSDISNHWGAETIQAMSAYCGVASPYQEIGDAFNPDTPAQRDYAAAATLRTQDCITGGNKKVSP
- a CDS encoding peroxiredoxin gives rise to the protein MNNTLSEEDTAGVHFVNRRCLVIKEIKTMTIEGCLRVGQEAPEFTATAVFDQEFKTVKLSDYRGQYVILFFYPLDFTFVCPTEIIAFSDRHEDFKSLNTEILGVSVDSEFSHLAWMQTERKEGGIGDIAYPLVSDIKKEISNAYNVLDPEAGVALRGLFIIDQEGVIQHATINNLSFGRSVDETLRTLKAIQHVQANPDEVCPAGWQEGDQTMNPDPVKSKVYFSSVS
- the recR gene encoding recombination mediator RecR, with translation MYTPPLARLIEQLQLLPGVGPKTAQRLALHLLKRPEKEVQALAQALVAAKQQVGLCKICFHLSAEPVCSICSNQNRDRSTVCVVADSRDTIALEKTREYRGLYHVLGGVISPMDGIGPEQLNIEALVRRVTKEPIKEVILAISPSVEGETTTLYINGLLRPFTKVTRIAFGLPMGGDLEYADEVTLARALEGRRELD
- the ppk1 gene encoding polyphosphate kinase 1; translated protein: MTSTKSVDNTVDLNEPKYYFNRELSWLEFNRRVLAEALDARTPLLERLKFMAIFSSNLDEFFMVRVAALKKQVAAGVSKLSADGRTALQQLEAISETLAPMITEQHQHFEKVLKKELNKSGIHLLNYVDLNQEQTTYINNYFEDYIFPVLTPLAVDPSHPFPYISNLSLNLAVVLKDPAIDHELFARVKIPNVLPRFIAFPEKLRQKYRNKSGVWTGVPMEQIVTHNLEYLFPGMTILESYAFRVTRNADLSVEEDEADDLLLAIEKELQKRRIGGSSVRLEIEASIPSELRSTIISELFLEECDVYDIDGLLGMGDLMSFLSLPLPELKDKPWNAVLPPRLNWLKENEGDSNGEGENFFNVIRHGDILVHHPYHSFSSTVLRFVTEAAHDPNVLAIKMTLYRTSGDSPIVKALIAAAENNKQVVALVELKARFDEENNILWAKKLEKSGVHVVYGVTGLKTHTKITLVVRQEKEKIRRYVHIGTGNYNPKTAKIYTDLGLLSCREELGADLTDLFNYLTGYSRQKSYRKLLVAPVSLRDRMIEMIDREAENCRQGKTGRIVAKMNSLVDQQLIQALYQASQTGVEIDLIIRGICCLRPGLPKISDKIRVISIIGRFLEHSRIFYFHNAGEEEIYIGSADWMTRNLSRRVEAVTPIESGEIFSDLQEILGVMLADNRKAWELQSDGTFIQRKPKKDEEANSSHDIFMEMALQSTGFSSN
- a CDS encoding 2-hydroxyacid dehydrogenase, whose protein sequence is MKVAVFSTKPYDRQFLAQVNQKHNHELQFFSPSLDGQTVTLAAGFEAVCVFVNDRLERKIMEILSQQGIKLIALRCAGYNNVDLDAARELEITVVRVPAYSPHAVAEHAIALILTLNRKIHRAYYRVREGNFALNGLLGFNLHGRTVGIVGTGKIGRITGQILHGFGCRILAYDLNPHQEFAEQYGEYVALKELLAQSDIISLHCPLTEDTYHLIDDEAVNLVKPGVMLVNTSRGGLVDTKAVIKGLKSKQIGHLALDVYEQEEKMFFEDLSGEIIQDDVFERLLTFPNVIITGHQAFFTVDALNNIAETTLANITAIANNQPCPNQLSNFS